The following nucleotide sequence is from bacterium (Candidatus Blackallbacteria) CG13_big_fil_rev_8_21_14_2_50_49_14.
GCTCAAAACAGCCCTGACCGAAAAGTGCAGCCTGCTGATCGCCCGCCATGCCCGCAATCGGAATTTCCACCCCCTCAAAGAGGGCCGGAGCGGTCTTGCCAAAGACACCACTGGAGGGTTTGACCTCGGGCAAAAGTGCAGCGGGAATGCCCAAAATTTCAAGCAACTCAGCATCCCAGCGACCTTCACGAATATTGTAAAGCAGGGTTCGGCTGGCATTGGAGGGTTCAGTGGCATGCACCGCGCCCCCCGTCAGCTGATAGAGCAGCCAGCTGTCGATCGTACCGGCCAGCAGTTCGCCCTGCTCAGCCCGCTGCCGCCATTCAGGATGGCTATCCAATAACCACTTGAGTTTGGTGCCTGAGAAATAGGCATCGAGCACCAGGCCTGTTTTTTCTCGAAACAGGGGTTCAAGCCCTTGGGCTTTGAGGGTTTCGCAAATTTCAGCAGAACGGCGGCACTGCCAGACAATCGCATGGTGCAAGGGTTTGCCCGTGGCCTTTTCCCAAAGCACAAGGGTTTCGCGTTGGTTGGTCACCCCAATGGCTGCCACCTGTTGAGGGGAGACCCTTGTTTTTTGTAAAACTTCACGGGCTACGGCCAGCTGGGTTTGCCAGATTTCATCGGCATCGTGTTCAACCCAGCCAGGCTGGGGGTAAATCTGACGAAACTCCTGCTGGGCCAATCCGTGGATTTGACCGGCCTGATCAAAGAGAATCGCGCGGGACGAAGTGGTTCCCTGATCCAGGGCTAAAACAAAACGGGCTTGCGACATAGAGGCCTCCGCTGACAGAGATGGATACCATTATAGCGGAGTCTGAAAGAGAGTGTTGGGCGCTCAAATCTAATTTATTACAAAGTTACACAAGCAAAAACTTTTGACTGAATTTAAGACAATTAAAATACAAAAAAACAAAAAAAATGAGTCACCATCACGGTTTTATACCTATCTTGGTGAAGATTCAAACTTTGACAATGTGTAAATCATGAACTTAATTATTATTTCATTTTCATAATTTATCGCTGTTTTTCAGATAGATTAAAGGACAGAAAAGCGCATTTCGGGAGAGAATTTAAATTGCAACCCCAAACGATGATTCTTATACTTTTCTTTTTGCTCACTCTTTTGGGTTGTCAAACCCCTACCCCCACACACTCTGCAGCCCCAAAAACAGAACCAGCAAAAATCAAGCCTGTTTCTGAGACTGGGTTGTATCCCATCGATACCCAATTGGGTCAAGAGCCCCAAGGTGTTTTAGCAGGTGAAGAAGATCGTAGCTTGAAAAACTTCATCAGGCCAGTGCATTGGTGATTTTAGAAAAATGGAAACTAAAGTAATGACGACTCATCAACCTTATCTTGCTTTGACAGAAATAGGCTTTGATAAAGACTGGTCTATGTGCTTAAATGACTTACCTTTTACAGGAACAGCCATTGAATGGGATGACGAAGAAGCTGAAGAAGAAGATGGAGCAATCTTTCGGCATATTCAGGTAATCAATGGAGAAGCCGTAAAACTGCTTCTGTATAATTATAAAGGTGTGTTAATCGAGGAACACGATGCCCCTTTTTTGATAGATGAAACCTATTTTAACCCTTTTCAATTTGGCTCCTTTCGCAAAAAATGGTATGAAACAGGAGAGCCCAAAGAAATATTGGCTCCAGTTCAATCCAGTGAAGCGATCAATATTTCAATACAAAAAGGCGGATTAAAAAAACAAGACCTTGATCCATTTGACATAATATACATCGAATTTTATAAAAACTCACAATTAAAGCAACTGATCCTAAAAAATTATATACGTATGCATTCATATGAAAAAGAAAATATAAAAAAATTTCTTTTTCATATCCAAAGTTTCGATTTCTTTGGCCCACAATACTCAATCAAACAGATAAAAGAATGGTATGAAACAGGGCAGCTAAAATCTGAAAAAATTGAAGAATATAGCTATCTGGTATGGGAACGTCAATTTTCTGAAAATGGCGAATTGCTCTCTGAATACCAGATAGATCCTCAAAGTGAAACTTATCAAACCATTCAAAATCTTAAAGAAAACAAAATAGATTATATTTTTTCTGATCTTGAAAACTATTTCGGTATTCTTCGCCATAAATTAAACGGAGACAAAGGTCTTTACTATTATAAAGACCAACCATTTAGTGGTTTTGATCTTGAAATACAGAGTAACTATCAAACCCGAATTCAGTACATGAATGGCGTAAAGCAAGGTTATCAAGGATTTATTGATAATAAATATGAGTCAATAACACATGCAGCTACGAAAGCTCAATCTTATTATGTGTTTGAACTATCTACAAATTTCAAATCCAAATATCTCTTCACTGAAAAATATGAATTTGGCATCTTGCTCTATCGCCATCACAGAGATAAGCAGGGAGTTTGGCTTGAAAACTTTGAACTCTCTCCAGACTCACCTGATTATCAACGTCTTGAACGCTACCGGCAATGGAAGC
It contains:
- the glpK gene encoding glycerol kinase gives rise to the protein MSQARFVLALDQGTTSSRAILFDQAGQIHGLAQQEFRQIYPQPGWVEHDADEIWQTQLAVAREVLQKTRVSPQQVAAIGVTNQRETLVLWEKATGKPLHHAIVWQCRRSAEICETLKAQGLEPLFREKTGLVLDAYFSGTKLKWLLDSHPEWRQRAEQGELLAGTIDSWLLYQLTGGAVHATEPSNASRTLLYNIREGRWDAELLEILGIPAALLPEVKPSSGVFGKTAPALFEGVEIPIAGMAGDQQAALFGQGCFEPGTAKNTYGTGCFMLMNTGEKPVRSNAGLLTTIAWQLGDQVTYALEGSVFVAGAVIQWLRDELQIIETAAESETLASQVEDTGGVYLVPAFVGLGAPHWDSAARGSLTGLTRGSNRKHIARAALESIAYQSADLLSAMQADAHEPLKVLRVDGGATANQFLMQFQADLLQLPVERPVVTETTALGAAYLAGLAVGYWETPQAIQTNWQLERRFEAQISAEKAQALMQGWQHAIVQTRA